In uncultured Cohaesibacter sp., a genomic segment contains:
- a CDS encoding substrate-binding domain-containing protein → MVLKGRAEKYRISNQAQQAILDYVEENGGYTINQTARSLKTNKSHTIGFVVPDLSNAFFAHLIAYLEDLCRSEDLVLISTSSTEDPRLEIIAIQRMLARGVDGLIIAPCSSESLKEGIKSLPDIPLVAVDRHYPSLNVPLISSDHRQSASMLTRKIVEKGCSRIAFLCGHPENPSIADRIHSFGAITREAGMSEEDAYILSAPSDSIAAGKELATELMEKSDNLPSAILCSSLLILEGALQQIKIRNGKFPADLVIGTFDYDGLLELLPNYVFAIQQDEERLAQSVFAILQAQMKQKKKIEEKQFIDTRLVCINQD, encoded by the coding sequence ATGGTTCTGAAAGGACGGGCCGAAAAATACCGGATCAGCAATCAGGCCCAGCAGGCAATTCTTGACTATGTCGAGGAAAATGGCGGCTACACCATCAACCAGACAGCGCGTAGCCTGAAAACCAACAAAAGCCATACCATCGGCTTTGTTGTGCCTGATCTGTCGAACGCCTTTTTCGCCCATCTGATCGCCTATCTGGAAGATCTTTGCCGCTCGGAGGATCTGGTGCTGATCTCGACATCAAGCACGGAAGATCCGCGCCTTGAGATCATTGCCATTCAGCGCATGCTGGCCCGCGGAGTAGACGGACTGATCATCGCCCCCTGTTCCTCGGAAAGCCTCAAGGAGGGCATCAAGTCCTTGCCGGATATTCCGCTGGTCGCCGTTGACCGACACTATCCGTCCCTGAATGTGCCCCTGATTTCCAGTGACCATCGACAAAGCGCTTCGATGTTGACCCGCAAGATTGTCGAAAAAGGCTGCTCGAGGATTGCCTTTCTTTGCGGTCATCCGGAAAATCCCAGTATCGCCGACCGTATTCACAGCTTTGGTGCCATCACCAGAGAAGCGGGAATGAGCGAGGAAGATGCCTATATCCTGTCCGCTCCATCCGATAGCATCGCTGCGGGCAAGGAGCTGGCAACGGAACTGATGGAGAAGTCGGACAATCTGCCCTCGGCCATCCTCTGTTCCTCGCTGCTCATTCTTGAGGGGGCGTTACAGCAGATCAAGATCAGGAATGGCAAATTTCCTGCCGATCTGGTCATCGGTACCTTCGACTATGACGGCCTGCTGGAATTGCTGCCCAATTATGTCTTCGCCATTCAGCAGGACGAGGAAAGGCTGGCGCAATCGGTCTTCGCTATCCTTCAGGCGCAAATGAAGCAGAAGAAGAAAATCGAAGAAAAACAATTTATCGATACGAGACTGGTCTGCATCAATCAGGATTGA
- a CDS encoding TRAP transporter large permease subunit, with translation MYPAIALFSFMFLLLLTIPIAMSLGLAAFIPGWLGAPINPSQVIRTIVTSIDSFPLLAVPLFMVAGDIMTQGGLARRLFSFADALLGRFNGGLAISTVVACMLFGAISGSSPATVAAIGAMAIPLLVNNGYDKRFSTVLVTTAGTLGVIVPPSIPMIIYGMAANVSVSRLFIAGIGPALVIGALLCGYAFWYGTKHKDKIKTSAGKVPVHKALRESFWALLAPVVVLGGIYSGAFTPTEAAAIAVAYSSFVALFIFRELNLSGLIKTIGQTALIIAPILVITGTGAALGRVFNLLRVPAMLGDLINGAISDQIMLLLLINGILLILGMFMETLSAIIVLTPILLPIITPFGIDPLHFGLVMTTNLAIGFVTPPVGANIFIATGLTKMSVVDLCKGLPVPLGLLLIGLAIITYVPDLSLWLAAAVG, from the coding sequence ATGTATCCTGCAATAGCTCTTTTCTCCTTCATGTTCCTGCTGCTGTTAACGATTCCCATCGCCATGTCGCTGGGGCTGGCAGCTTTCATTCCGGGTTGGCTGGGCGCTCCGATCAATCCCAGTCAGGTGATCAGAACAATCGTCACCTCGATTGACTCTTTCCCGCTGCTTGCTGTGCCGCTTTTCATGGTTGCCGGTGACATCATGACCCAGGGCGGTCTCGCCCGCAGACTGTTCAGCTTTGCCGACGCCCTGCTTGGCCGCTTCAATGGTGGTTTGGCAATTTCCACGGTCGTCGCCTGCATGTTGTTTGGCGCTATCTCGGGGTCTTCTCCGGCCACCGTTGCCGCGATTGGTGCCATGGCGATCCCGCTGCTGGTCAATAACGGCTATGACAAGCGTTTCTCGACGGTTCTGGTTACGACGGCAGGCACCCTTGGCGTTATTGTCCCGCCAAGTATTCCGATGATCATCTATGGTATGGCGGCCAACGTATCTGTCAGCCGCCTGTTCATCGCCGGTATCGGGCCTGCGCTGGTCATCGGTGCGCTACTGTGCGGTTATGCCTTCTGGTATGGCACCAAGCACAAGGACAAGATCAAGACCTCGGCTGGCAAGGTGCCTGTTCACAAGGCGCTGCGCGAGAGCTTCTGGGCTCTGCTGGCTCCGGTGGTCGTTCTGGGTGGCATTTATTCCGGTGCCTTCACCCCGACGGAAGCGGCCGCGATTGCCGTTGCCTACAGCTCCTTTGTTGCCCTGTTCATCTTCCGTGAACTGAACCTTTCCGGTCTGATCAAGACCATCGGCCAAACCGCACTGATCATCGCCCCCATTCTGGTGATCACCGGCACCGGTGCTGCTCTTGGGCGCGTTTTCAACCTGTTGCGCGTGCCGGCGATGCTCGGTGACCTGATCAACGGTGCCATCAGCGACCAGATCATGCTGCTGCTGCTGATCAACGGCATTCTGCTCATTCTTGGCATGTTCATGGAAACCCTGTCGGCAATCATCGTGCTGACCCCGATCCTGCTGCCGATCATCACGCCATTCGGCATTGATCCGCTGCATTTCGGTCTGGTCATGACGACAAACCTTGCCATCGGCTTTGTGACCCCTCCGGTGGGAGCGAACATCTTCATCGCCACCGGCTTGACCAAGATGAGCGTTGTCGATCTCTGCAAGGGATTACCCGTTCCGCTTGGCCTGCTTCTCATCGGGCTGGCCATCATCACCTATGTCCCCGATCTGTCTCTCTGGCTGGCAGCAGCCGTTGGATAG
- a CDS encoding fucose isomerase, translated as MSKIKSAYLVASGDLRPSANETCWSAQKNMEDQLGAVFARLGCNIIRAHPYKEDLKHGFIASQKEGLEVFATIDKKAPLIVAEAVWQYSQHLLAGLLAHEGPILTVGNWSPTYPGLVGLLNMNGSLTKAGVAYSSLWSVDFTDEWFIEHLTQWLETGSIDHDTSHVQPYPGTSNAKAKKLAEAICRDLREKRSIMGIFDEGCMGMYNALIPDELLFPLGVFKERLSQSALYYATTQISDEDAREVFDWLINSGIKFHFGKDGATELIEEQVLIQCKMYIAAVRTADAFGCETIGIQYQQGLKDLLPASDLVEGLLNNDERPPVRDENGNIIREGKAIVHFNEVDECAGLDALMTNRVHRALGQPVETTLHDIRWGDFDQSGTTDDYVWVFEISGAAPAAHHGGYDKCSSMRQPAMFFPAGGGTLRGIAKAGEIVWSRIFVEDGKLKMDLGRGKAIDLPEAETERRWTQTDYAWPMMHGVLYGVSRDQMMARHKANHIQVVYANDAEAADLAMATKAALAKEMGMEVCLCGTAADGTPLKA; from the coding sequence ATGTCTAAGATCAAATCTGCCTATCTTGTCGCAAGCGGTGACTTGCGCCCAAGTGCCAATGAAACCTGTTGGTCTGCGCAAAAGAATATGGAAGACCAGCTGGGCGCTGTCTTCGCCCGCCTCGGCTGCAACATTATCCGGGCCCATCCCTACAAGGAAGACCTGAAACACGGCTTCATTGCCAGCCAGAAGGAAGGGCTGGAAGTCTTCGCCACGATTGACAAGAAAGCGCCGCTGATCGTCGCCGAAGCCGTCTGGCAATATTCCCAGCATCTGCTGGCAGGACTGCTGGCCCATGAAGGGCCGATCCTGACTGTTGGCAACTGGTCTCCGACCTATCCGGGACTGGTTGGTCTGCTCAACATGAACGGATCGCTGACCAAGGCAGGTGTTGCCTATTCTTCGCTCTGGAGCGTCGACTTCACCGACGAATGGTTCATCGAGCATCTGACCCAGTGGCTCGAAACCGGTTCCATTGATCATGATACCAGCCATGTTCAGCCCTATCCGGGCACGAGCAATGCAAAGGCCAAAAAACTGGCCGAAGCAATCTGCCGCGACCTGCGCGAAAAACGCTCGATCATGGGCATCTTCGATGAAGGTTGCATGGGCATGTATAACGCCCTCATTCCTGATGAATTGCTCTTCCCGCTTGGTGTCTTCAAGGAGCGTTTGTCCCAGTCCGCGCTCTATTACGCCACCACGCAGATTTCCGATGAAGACGCCCGCGAAGTCTTCGACTGGCTGATCAACAGTGGCATCAAGTTCCATTTCGGCAAGGATGGCGCAACCGAACTGATCGAAGAGCAGGTGCTCATCCAGTGCAAGATGTATATCGCGGCCGTGCGCACTGCGGATGCCTTCGGCTGCGAGACCATCGGAATCCAGTATCAGCAGGGCCTCAAGGATCTGCTGCCCGCCTCCGATCTTGTCGAGGGGCTTTTGAACAATGACGAGCGTCCCCCGGTTCGCGATGAAAACGGCAACATCATCAGGGAAGGCAAGGCAATCGTTCATTTCAATGAAGTGGACGAATGCGCGGGCCTTGATGCCCTGATGACCAACCGTGTTCATCGCGCGCTGGGACAGCCCGTGGAAACCACCCTGCATGACATTCGCTGGGGAGATTTTGACCAGTCCGGAACCACGGACGACTATGTCTGGGTCTTTGAAATCTCCGGCGCAGCACCGGCAGCCCATCACGGTGGCTATGACAAATGTTCCTCCATGCGTCAGCCTGCCATGTTCTTCCCCGCAGGTGGTGGCACCCTGCGAGGCATCGCCAAGGCCGGAGAAATCGTCTGGTCACGCATCTTTGTTGAAGATGGCAAGCTGAAGATGGATCTGGGCCGCGGCAAGGCGATCGATCTGCCCGAGGCGGAAACAGAGCGTCGCTGGACCCAGACAGATTATGCCTGGCCGATGATGCATGGCGTGCTTTATGGCGTCAGTCGCGATCAGATGATGGCGCGCCACAAGGCCAATCATATTCAGGTCGTCTATGCCAATGATGCCGAGGCCGCCGATCTGGCCATGGCAACAAAGGCTGCTCTTGCAAAAGAGATGGGCATGGAAGTCTGCCTGTGCGGCACCGCCGCCGACGGTACGCCTCTGAAAGCCTGA
- a CDS encoding TRAP transporter substrate-binding protein, whose protein sequence is MKVIKSLLAGAVFAAVSVTSPAWSADYTMIMAHTLSDTQHPIYQAFLKLKTLIEERSGGRIEVLDQGGGALGGDREIMEGTMFGDIQFGPMSTSAATQFIPELSVFDIPYVMPVNDEERRKLVNESALAKGIADALDAKGLRYEGIMNGGFRNLTTAKTEVHSPEDLAKAGLRIRVQENPVHIKIWKDLGAAPTPISFPELYGALQQGVVDGQENPYGHILSQRFYEVQKYLTNTRHIFLANISLINKDWYESLPEDLQKVVDDSFKEATDFQWELQAKLEDSQREELSKHMTIIDPTPAEMKEFQEKTADVAELVREKAGDQIVDTLMSEISR, encoded by the coding sequence ATGAAGGTGATCAAATCACTGCTCGCAGGTGCAGTCTTCGCCGCTGTATCCGTAACCAGCCCGGCATGGTCCGCCGATTATACCATGATCATGGCCCACACCTTGTCGGACACCCAGCATCCGATCTATCAGGCCTTCCTCAAGCTGAAGACCCTGATTGAGGAGCGCTCTGGCGGTCGCATCGAAGTGCTTGATCAGGGCGGCGGCGCTTTGGGAGGAGACCGCGAAATCATGGAAGGCACCATGTTTGGAGACATCCAGTTCGGCCCGATGTCCACGTCCGCAGCGACCCAGTTCATCCCAGAACTGTCGGTGTTCGACATTCCTTACGTCATGCCGGTCAATGATGAAGAACGCCGCAAGCTGGTCAATGAAAGCGCATTGGCCAAAGGCATTGCCGACGCTCTTGATGCCAAGGGCCTGCGTTATGAAGGCATCATGAATGGCGGCTTCCGCAACCTGACAACGGCCAAGACCGAAGTGCATTCGCCAGAGGATCTTGCCAAGGCAGGCCTGCGCATTCGGGTTCAGGAAAACCCGGTTCACATCAAGATCTGGAAAGATCTCGGTGCTGCTCCAACCCCGATTTCCTTCCCCGAACTTTATGGGGCTCTGCAGCAGGGCGTGGTTGACGGACAGGAAAACCCCTATGGTCACATTCTGTCCCAGCGCTTCTATGAAGTGCAGAAATATCTGACCAACACCCGTCACATCTTCCTTGCCAACATCTCCCTGATCAACAAGGACTGGTATGAGAGCCTGCCGGAAGATCTTCAGAAGGTCGTTGACGACAGCTTCAAGGAAGCAACCGATTTCCAGTGGGAGCTGCAGGCCAAGCTTGAAGATTCCCAGCGCGAAGAGCTTTCCAAGCATATGACCATCATTGACCCGACCCCGGCTGAAATGAAGGAATTCCAGGAAAAGACGGCTGATGTGGCCGAACTGGTTCGTGAGAAGGCTGGTGATCAGATCGTCGACACCCTGATGTCGGAAATCTCCAGATAA
- a CDS encoding TRAP transporter small permease: MKTLLFLDRNAERIIVTAVLVITSITLVAQVFMRYVLAEPLVWAEELARFLLVWCTMVGSSLAVKEARHIIVDFAPVLFGPRSVALFSYISHAGVLAFCCVILYYSIPFVERVRAIGQLSPTLEVPMWMVYAALPVGTFAAALRTLQAVYLQIKDPNFAKQGAPLEEAV, from the coding sequence GTGAAGACTCTCTTATTCCTTGACCGGAATGCGGAGCGGATCATTGTCACTGCCGTGCTGGTGATCACGTCCATAACTCTGGTCGCTCAGGTATTCATGCGCTATGTGCTCGCTGAACCTCTGGTTTGGGCTGAAGAGCTTGCGCGCTTTCTTCTGGTTTGGTGCACGATGGTCGGCAGTAGCCTTGCCGTCAAGGAAGCCCGCCATATCATCGTTGATTTCGCCCCGGTCCTGTTCGGTCCCCGTTCGGTTGCCCTGTTCAGTTATATCTCGCATGCAGGCGTTCTCGCCTTCTGCTGCGTCATTCTCTATTACAGCATCCCCTTTGTTGAAAGGGTGAGGGCCATTGGCCAGCTTTCGCCGACGCTGGAAGTCCCCATGTGGATGGTCTATGCCGCTCTTCCCGTCGGAACTTTTGCAGCCGCGCTGCGTACCCTGCAAGCGGTTTATCTGCAAATCAAGGACCCCAATTTCGCCAAACAAGGCGCACCTTTGGAGGAGGCAGTCTAA
- a CDS encoding TRAP transporter small permease codes for MKSSFLYQRLLRFEETVGILLSVLVFGAIALQVITRFVFRAPLFWTEEAARYLFVWMVAMGSAECVRSRSHISMDVFVLMLPDRLRIMLRTALNMIVVVALLMLVWYGYFGMLRANRVVSVTLGVSEAFLYGALPVGAALMALRMIIVIIENIRFLITGQISLENRDTVQVQDSRERSL; via the coding sequence ATGAAATCGTCATTTCTCTATCAGCGTCTGCTCAGATTTGAGGAGACTGTCGGCATCCTGTTGTCCGTTCTCGTCTTCGGGGCGATTGCCCTTCAGGTGATCACCCGCTTTGTCTTTCGCGCTCCGCTTTTCTGGACCGAGGAAGCGGCCCGCTATCTGTTTGTCTGGATGGTCGCCATGGGGTCTGCCGAATGCGTGCGCAGCCGTTCGCACATCTCCATGGATGTGTTTGTTCTGATGCTGCCGGATCGCCTGCGCATCATGCTGCGCACCGCCCTGAACATGATTGTGGTCGTCGCGCTCTTGATGCTGGTCTGGTATGGCTATTTCGGCATGCTGCGCGCCAATCGGGTGGTATCCGTCACACTCGGCGTTTCCGAGGCCTTCCTTTATGGCGCCCTGCCCGTTGGGGCGGCGCTGATGGCCTTGCGCATGATCATCGTCATCATCGAGAATATCCGTTTCCTGATCACCGGCCAGATTAGCCTTGAAAACAGGGACACCGTCCAGGTGCAGGACTCGCGGGAAAGGTCACTATAA
- a CDS encoding TRAP transporter large permease, which translates to MLYVFGGWFGLLFAGMPVGFTLIVASLAYMLMEGRGLNFAAQRMVAGLNSFPLLAIPFFILTAQLMNTAGVTERIFRFAKALVGHVSGGLGHVNILASLLFSGMSGSAVADAAGLGQLEIKAMRDAGYDSQFAGSVTAASAIIGPLVPPSVPLVVYGVISNTSIGGLFLGGIIPGVLCALVLMIMVYVIAKIRHYPKDRKASCREVAISFSRAVIPLLTPLIIVGGIFAGIFSPTEAAVVAASYALILGTLVYRELTWAKLFAVLRDTLNHTASVGLLMMGVNLFGYVLAKEQIPQHVAQFFLDFSSNPLTFLLIVNLLLLFLGTFIEVLAILLLIVPVLVTASMSYGIDPIHFGVLVILNLMIGILTPPMGVALFVVSKVGDIPFGKLAVGILPFLIPLFGLLALLTLVPSLVTFIPNLLMG; encoded by the coding sequence ATGCTTTATGTCTTTGGTGGCTGGTTCGGCCTGCTCTTTGCCGGGATGCCCGTCGGCTTTACGCTGATCGTCGCCTCTCTCGCCTATATGCTGATGGAAGGGCGCGGTCTCAATTTCGCCGCCCAGCGGATGGTGGCCGGGCTTAACAGTTTTCCGCTGCTGGCCATTCCCTTCTTCATCCTGACGGCGCAACTGATGAACACCGCAGGGGTTACGGAGCGGATTTTCCGCTTTGCCAAGGCCCTCGTCGGCCATGTCTCGGGCGGGCTCGGACATGTCAATATTCTGGCCTCCCTGCTCTTTTCGGGCATGTCCGGCTCGGCTGTGGCCGATGCGGCCGGTCTTGGCCAGCTGGAAATCAAGGCCATGCGCGATGCCGGTTATGATTCCCAGTTTGCCGGCTCGGTAACAGCAGCCTCGGCCATCATCGGGCCGCTGGTGCCGCCATCCGTACCGCTGGTCGTGTATGGCGTGATTTCCAACACCTCGATCGGCGGTCTGTTTCTGGGCGGCATCATCCCCGGCGTGCTCTGTGCGCTGGTGTTGATGATCATGGTCTATGTCATTGCCAAGATCCGTCATTATCCCAAGGACCGCAAGGCGTCCTGCCGGGAAGTGGCCATCAGCTTCAGCCGTGCGGTCATCCCGCTGCTGACACCCTTGATCATCGTGGGTGGCATTTTCGCAGGCATCTTCTCGCCAACGGAAGCTGCCGTTGTGGCGGCCAGCTATGCGCTGATACTGGGAACCCTTGTCTATCGCGAACTCACATGGGCCAAACTGTTCGCGGTCTTGCGCGACACGCTCAATCACACCGCATCGGTCGGGCTGTTGATGATGGGGGTCAATCTGTTCGGCTATGTGCTGGCCAAGGAGCAGATCCCGCAGCATGTCGCCCAGTTTTTCCTCGACTTTTCCAGCAATCCCCTGACCTTCCTGCTGATCGTCAATCTGTTGCTGCTCTTCCTTGGAACCTTCATCGAGGTGCTTGCCATTCTGTTGCTGATTGTTCCGGTGCTGGTCACCGCCTCAATGAGCTATGGCATTGATCCGATCCATTTTGGCGTGCTCGTCATTCTCAATCTGATGATCGGCATTCTGACTCCGCCCATGGGGGTGGCGCTGTTTGTGGTCTCCAAGGTTGGCGACATTCCGTTCGGCAAGCTGGCGGTGGGCATTCTTCCCTTCCTCATTCCGCTGTTCGGACTGCTGGCCCTGCTCACGCTCGTTCCCTCGCTGGTCACCTTCATACCCAACCTGCTCATGGGGTGA
- a CDS encoding SDR family oxidoreductase produces MTSRIEELFSLAGKSAIVTGGAANIGFAAADILAAAGASLAITSRSMAKAQEACDRLANQHGSPCLALELDHTRQSSIDAALEAFLDWRPACDILINNAGGGSGASVAKLFEREPDDIRAMIESNLVGPLLCCRSFGKSMADQGHGKIINFGSIAAIVGRDRRIYEPAGMLGQPIDYAAAKGGIVAMTRDLAGYLGPMGINVNAISPGGIERNHHPAFVSGYSDLTPLGRMGHEPTDLEGAILFLASSASDYVHGHNLVVDGGFSVWK; encoded by the coding sequence ATGACTAGCCGCATAGAAGAGCTCTTCTCGCTGGCGGGCAAAAGCGCCATCGTCACAGGGGGCGCAGCCAATATCGGGTTTGCGGCGGCAGACATTCTGGCAGCAGCAGGGGCATCTCTGGCCATCACCTCGCGAAGCATGGCGAAAGCGCAAGAGGCCTGCGACAGGCTGGCAAACCAACATGGCAGCCCTTGTCTGGCGCTGGAACTCGACCATACCCGTCAATCTTCCATCGATGCGGCGCTTGAAGCCTTTCTGGATTGGCGTCCGGCCTGTGACATCCTGATCAACAATGCGGGCGGAGGGTCTGGGGCATCGGTTGCCAAGCTGTTTGAACGGGAGCCGGACGACATTCGCGCGATGATCGAGAGCAATCTTGTCGGGCCGCTGCTTTGCTGCCGCAGCTTCGGCAAGAGCATGGCGGATCAGGGCCACGGCAAGATCATCAATTTCGGATCGATTGCCGCCATCGTTGGCCGCGACAGGCGCATTTATGAGCCCGCCGGCATGCTTGGCCAACCCATAGACTATGCGGCGGCCAAGGGGGGGATTGTTGCCATGACCCGAGATCTGGCGGGCTATCTCGGCCCGATGGGGATCAATGTCAATGCCATCTCCCCCGGCGGCATCGAACGCAATCATCATCCGGCCTTTGTCTCAGGCTATAGCGATCTGACGCCGCTTGGCAGAATGGGACACGAACCGACCGATCTGGAAGGCGCCATTCTCTTTCTGGCCTCCTCGGCATCGGATTATGTGCATGGCCACAATCTGGTGGTGGATGGCGGCTTTTCTGTCTGGAAATAA
- a CDS encoding N-acetylneuraminate lyase has protein sequence MDTFKGIFAALLTPFNEDESVNYEALEQLVGFIRKQGLQGLYVGGSSGEAMLQPFAERVECLQRAADAAEGRLSLIAHVGTIATAEAIALAEAADKVGYQAISAITPYYYGFSRKEVLDHYLALANASSLPLIIYNFPARTASFSTRELVELMAHPNIIGIKHTSSDMYQLERLKSLAPKTLIFNGYDEMCLAGLASGADGAIGTTYNFMGDLFVALRDLAQKGKIEQARKLQSIANGVIDALIEVGVMPGSKLALEIMGVQAGISRRPFRATTGEDRALMELALAPVLDWRKAQEDD, from the coding sequence ATGGACACATTCAAAGGAATTTTCGCCGCCCTCCTGACGCCCTTCAATGAAGATGAAAGCGTCAATTATGAAGCGCTAGAACAGCTTGTCGGTTTCATCCGCAAGCAGGGGCTGCAAGGGCTCTATGTGGGAGGCAGTTCGGGCGAAGCGATGTTGCAGCCCTTTGCCGAGCGGGTCGAATGTCTGCAAAGAGCGGCCGATGCCGCCGAGGGCCGTCTCTCCCTCATCGCGCATGTGGGCACCATCGCCACGGCAGAAGCGATTGCACTGGCCGAGGCTGCCGACAAGGTGGGGTATCAGGCGATATCAGCCATAACGCCCTATTATTACGGCTTCTCGCGCAAGGAGGTGCTTGACCATTATCTGGCGCTGGCCAATGCCTCAAGCCTGCCGCTGATCATCTATAATTTTCCTGCGCGCACGGCGAGCTTTTCCACGCGGGAACTGGTCGAGCTGATGGCACACCCCAATATCATCGGGATCAAGCATACCTCGTCAGACATGTATCAGCTTGAACGGCTCAAGAGCCTTGCACCAAAAACACTGATCTTCAACGGCTATGACGAGATGTGCCTTGCGGGATTGGCCAGCGGTGCCGATGGGGCGATCGGCACCACCTATAATTTCATGGGCGATCTGTTTGTTGCACTCCGGGATCTGGCCCAGAAGGGCAAGATCGAGCAAGCCCGCAAGCTGCAATCCATCGCCAATGGTGTCATCGATGCGCTGATTGAGGTCGGAGTCATGCCCGGCTCGAAGCTTGCCCTTGAGATCATGGGGGTTCAGGCGGGCATTTCCCGACGGCCCTTCAGGGCAACGACGGGCGAGGACCGCGCCCTGATGGAACTGGCGCTGGCGCCGGTGCTCGACTGGAGAAAGGCGCAAGAGGATGACTAG
- a CDS encoding FGGY-family carbohydrate kinase, with amino-acid sequence MSSYFIGIDVGTGSARAGLFDEQGTMLAVAKKAIRMWREEGNIVEQSSDDIWQAICECTNSVLKESAIEPAAVKGIGFDATCSLVVLDPKGTPLPVGPSEDPERNVIVWMDHRAVGQANRINAGHYDVLKYVGGTISPEMETPKLLWLKEKRPDVFSAAGHFFDLADFLSWRATGSEARSVCTVTCKWTYLAHEKKWDGDYFRSIGLGELALNDFSRIGREVVDIATPLGDGLTEQAAAELGLVTGTPVGASLIDAHCGGVGTFAGRLPDGSTLEPDRQMALIMGTSACAMTLTSEPSFVDGVWGPYHGAMVPGYWLLEGGQSAYGAALDYLIALHPAYDEMKTMADEAHEPILSLLEKRAIALAGSIDKVAYLARDIHVVPEFLGNRAPYADPEASAVISGLTLDNSQANLLRLYVAGLCGLCYGSLQIVEAIKAEGVELETLVLSGGAAQSALFRHILADITGLRVALPSAAEPVLLGGAIIGAVASGQYGDLVSGARSMSRIKEMIEPNFDVRSDLHIAKFEAFRTLQSCNRSIRESMKTCRYDLDD; translated from the coding sequence ATGAGCAGTTATTTCATCGGTATCGACGTGGGAACAGGCAGCGCCAGAGCGGGCCTGTTTGATGAGCAGGGCACGATGCTGGCCGTTGCCAAGAAGGCCATCCGGATGTGGCGCGAAGAAGGAAATATCGTCGAGCAGTCTTCCGATGATATCTGGCAGGCCATTTGCGAATGCACCAACTCTGTCTTGAAGGAAAGCGCCATCGAACCGGCTGCCGTCAAGGGCATCGGCTTTGATGCAACATGCTCGCTGGTGGTTCTCGACCCCAAGGGAACGCCGCTGCCGGTCGGACCGTCAGAAGATCCCGAGCGCAATGTCATTGTCTGGATGGATCACCGCGCCGTAGGGCAGGCGAACCGCATCAATGCGGGGCATTATGACGTGCTGAAATATGTTGGCGGCACGATTTCTCCCGAGATGGAAACGCCAAAGCTGCTCTGGCTCAAGGAGAAGCGGCCCGATGTCTTCTCCGCTGCCGGGCATTTCTTCGATTTGGCCGATTTCCTGTCATGGCGTGCCACCGGTTCCGAGGCCCGTTCCGTCTGCACGGTCACCTGCAAATGGACCTATCTGGCCCATGAGAAGAAATGGGATGGAGACTATTTCCGCTCCATTGGCCTTGGCGAACTGGCCTTGAATGATTTTTCCCGTATCGGCCGTGAAGTGGTCGATATTGCCACGCCGCTCGGCGATGGCCTGACCGAGCAGGCCGCCGCTGAATTGGGGCTTGTGACCGGAACCCCGGTCGGGGCTTCGCTGATTGACGCTCATTGCGGTGGTGTAGGTACCTTTGCCGGACGTCTCCCTGATGGCTCCACGCTGGAGCCGGACAGGCAGATGGCCCTCATTATGGGCACCTCAGCCTGCGCCATGACGCTGACAAGCGAGCCTTCCTTCGTGGATGGTGTCTGGGGCCCCTATCATGGGGCCATGGTGCCCGGTTACTGGCTGCTTGAAGGCGGTCAGTCTGCCTATGGCGCAGCGCTTGACTATCTCATCGCGCTTCACCCGGCCTATGACGAGATGAAAACCATGGCAGACGAGGCGCACGAGCCCATTCTCAGCCTGCTTGAGAAAAGGGCCATAGCGCTGGCCGGATCAATCGACAAGGTCGCCTATCTTGCCAGAGACATCCATGTGGTCCCTGAATTTCTCGGCAACCGCGCCCCTTATGCCGATCCGGAAGCCAGCGCTGTGATCAGCGGCCTGACACTTGATAATAGCCAAGCCAATCTGCTGCGCCTCTACGTTGCGGGGCTTTGTGGGCTGTGCTACGGTAGCCTGCAGATTGTGGAGGCAATCAAGGCTGAGGGAGTTGAGTTGGAAACATTGGTGCTGAGCGGAGGAGCTGCCCAAAGCGCATTGTTTCGGCATATTCTAGCAGACATCACGGGTCTCAGGGTGGCCCTGCCGTCAGCGGCAGAGCCCGTTTTGCTGGGCGGAGCGATCATCGGTGCGGTCGCTTCGGGGCAATATGGAGATCTGGTGTCCGGAGCCCGGTCAATGTCGCGCATCAAGGAGATGATCGAGCCGAATTTCGACGTAAGGTCAGATCTGCATATCGCCAAATTCGAAGCATTTCGCACGTTGCAATCTTGCAACCGGAGCATTCGTGAATCCATGAAGACATGCAGATATGATCTTGATGACTGA